AGTGTATTTGAAACTTATCCATCACCTATGAATAATTCTGATTATATTAAATTTGTAATGGATAATGATGTTTTTTTTAAAGTAGCAATTTATGAAAATAGGATTGTAAGTGCTGCATCGGCAGATATGGATCCCATTAATTTAAATGTTGAAATGACTGATTGTGCCACGGATAAGTTACATAGAGGTAAAGGATTAGTGGGAAGATTAATTTTTGAACTGGAAAAAGAATTAAAGCATAAAGAATATAAAGTACTCTATAGTATGGCAAGATCTATTTCTACAGGTATGAATATTGTTTTTTCTAAACATGATTATGAGTATAGCGGGAGGCTTGTAAACCATTGTCATATATGCGGCAGCTTTGAGGATATGAATATTTGGGTAAAAGTATTATGATTTTATATAGTAATGAAGATACTTTATATTTAGTTTATTAATGAATATAGGTAACAATCAGGAGAATTTCAAGTGCTTCTTCTGATTGTATATAAAAAATACTATTTGAAAATATTAGCTTTTAAAACAATATATAAGCTGATTATAAAAAATCAATATGATATAATTATATAGGTTGCAACTGAGATTATTTATTTTAATGAAATATATAATTTCATTTTTAATATAATCTATTGTAACATATATAAAATAAAGTAAGAAAAGGTGATTAAATGGAAGGAATATTACTAATATTTAAATCTGTAATATTAGGTATTGTAGAGGGAGTAACGGAGTTTTTGCCAGTGTCATCTACAGGACATTTGGTGATTTTTCAAAACCTAATAGGATTTGGTGGGACAAGCACTAGTTATGTAGATATGTATACATATGTAATACAATTAGGAGCTATATTAGCTGTAATTATACTTTATTGGAAAAGGATAAAGGATACTTTAGTAAACTTTTCTCCTAAAAAAGTAGGTTATGAAAAGTCAGGTTTTAAGTTTTGGTTTATGATATTTATTGCATGTATACCAGGTGGAATCTTAGGAGTATTATTTGATGATTTAGCAGAAAAGTATTTATTTGCACCAATTCCTGTAGCTATAACTTTGTTTGTAGGAGCTATACTTATGATATTAGCAGAAAATAAATTTAGAAATAATACTTCAAAGGGAAAAGAATTAAATGTAACTATAAAACAGGCATTTATAATTGGAGTATTTCAATGTTTAGCAATAATTCCAGGAATGTCTCGTTCTGCATCTACTATTATAGGGGGATGGATATCTGGTCTTTCTACTGTTGCTGCAGCTGAATTTTCATTTTTTTTAGCAATACCGGTTATGGTTGGAATGAGTATTTTAAAAATTATAAAAATTGGAGGATTATTTACATTAACATCACAGGAAACAGTGGCGCTTGCAGTTGGATTTGTGGTTTCTTTTATAGTAGCATTAATAGTAATTGACAAATTTATTGCATATTTAAAGAAGAGACCTATGAGAATATTTGCAGTGTATAGAATAATATTTGCTATTGTAGTTCTAATAGCTGGGTTTTCAGGAATATTTTAAAATTATATATTAATAACTAATGAAGAATCAAGCTCAGGGGGAGATATTTAATGAAAATAAAATTAAAAGATATCTTTAATATTCCTAATGTCTTATGTTATATTAGATTAGCTTTAATACCAGTATTTATATTCACTTATATACATTCATCAGATCCTAAAGATTACTATTTTTCTGCCCTAATTATATTAATTTCAGGCATTACGGATTTTGCAGATGGATTTATTGCAAGAAAATATCATATGATAACTGAGCTTGGTAAGTTAATAGATCCAGTTGCAGATAAATTGACACAGGCAGCTGTTGTCTTAGTACTTATGTTTCAATTTAAGGGTATGGTTATTCTAACAATTATTTTATTGATAAAGGAATTATTTATGTTTTTCTGTGGATTAATGCTTTTGAAGAGAAATAAAAAGCTAGATGGTGCCAAATGGTTTGGAAAGGTCTCTACAGCAGTTTTTTATAGCATTATGTTTGTATTAATTGCTGTGCCTACACTACCCTTAATGGTTATAGATTTCTTTATGGTAGTAATAGGATTCTTCCTTATTCTCTCATTTATTTTGTATGCATCTTTATTTATTAAAATGTTTAGTGAAAGCAAGGCTTCTTAATGTTATGGATATTATGATATGTAATGTGTAGAATAAATTACATTACATATGCATAATGATACTATAAATAAATCATATATAGTAATATAACATTTAACCATATAATTCTAATAAATTTCCATTTAAATTATAAAATAATTACTTTAAAATAGTATATATATGAAAAGCTTTTCTATCCGGATAAGGTAAATGAAACAAGAAATGAGGAGAAATATAAAATGTAAGAATGTTAGAAAATAAAAAATTAACTTCTGATGAATTAACACGAATTGATGAAATATTAAATAAATAAAAGAGGTTGTCTCAAAAAAATAAATATTCATTACAATCAAAAATGACTGATCTAACTATAAAAAATTAAAATTTAATAGATATTTACAACAAGTATAATAACTAAAAAGCTGTCTCACAGTGCAGATATATGCATTGCTGAGATAGTCTATTTTTGTTATAAACAAAATAATACGACAGTAATTTCCTAATAAAATTGAAAAAAATGAGAATTATACTATAATTATATTTAAGAGAATATAATTATAAATATAGAATTTTCATATATAAATTTAGGCTTTAAAGTAAAACCTTTAAAAGCCTTGTATCTTAAATAAAGTTTAATTAAAAAATTGTATATCTTACCTATTAAGTTAAAAACATAATAAAGGAGTTAAAAATAATGAAGATTTTAGCATACAGTCATAGATCAGATGAAACTCAATATTTTAAAGAATTTAGTAAGAAATATAAAGTAGAGGTTGAACTATGTGAAGAAGAGCCTACTATGGAGACTGCAGATTTGGCAAAAGGATTCCAATGTATAAGTATTATAACTACTGAAATTTCTAGTGAATTATTGAAAAAGTTTTATCAGATTGGTGTAAAATTTATATCCACTAGAACAATTGGATATGATCATATTGATATTAAAGAGTCTAAGAAGCTGGGGATTCATGTAGGTAATGTAACTTATTCACCAAGCAGTGTAGCAGATTATACCCTTATGATGGTGCTTATGGCAACACGAAAAATGAAAGCTATAATGGAATACAGTAGTGTACAGGATTATAGTTTAAAGGGCATTCAGGGAAAAGAACTACATAATCTAACTGTAGGAGTTATAGGTACAGGCAGGATTGGTCAAACGGTTATTAAACGCCTTAGTGGGTTTGATTGTAAAATAATAGCCTATGATTTGTATGAAAATGAAAAAATAAAGCAGTATGCAGAATATGTTGCTTTGGATGAGCTTTTCAAAGATAGTGATATAATTACAATGCATGTGCCTGCTACAGAAGATAATTATCATCTAATTAATAAAAATTCTATAGGTAATATGAAAAAGGGAGTATTCA
This genomic window from Clostridium pasteurianum DSM 525 = ATCC 6013 contains:
- a CDS encoding CDP-alcohol phosphatidyltransferase family protein: MKIKLKDIFNIPNVLCYIRLALIPVFIFTYIHSSDPKDYYFSALIILISGITDFADGFIARKYHMITELGKLIDPVADKLTQAAVVLVLMFQFKGMVILTIILLIKELFMFFCGLMLLKRNKKLDGAKWFGKVSTAVFYSIMFVLIAVPTLPLMVIDFFMVVIGFFLILSFILYASLFIKMFSESKAS
- a CDS encoding undecaprenyl-diphosphate phosphatase, with the protein product MEGILLIFKSVILGIVEGVTEFLPVSSTGHLVIFQNLIGFGGTSTSYVDMYTYVIQLGAILAVIILYWKRIKDTLVNFSPKKVGYEKSGFKFWFMIFIACIPGGILGVLFDDLAEKYLFAPIPVAITLFVGAILMILAENKFRNNTSKGKELNVTIKQAFIIGVFQCLAIIPGMSRSASTIIGGWISGLSTVAAAEFSFFLAIPVMVGMSILKIIKIGGLFTLTSQETVALAVGFVVSFIVALIVIDKFIAYLKKRPMRIFAVYRIIFAIVVLIAGFSGIF
- a CDS encoding D-isomer specific 2-hydroxyacid dehydrogenase family protein; the protein is MKILAYSHRSDETQYFKEFSKKYKVEVELCEEEPTMETADLAKGFQCISIITTEISSELLKKFYQIGVKFISTRTIGYDHIDIKESKKLGIHVGNVTYSPSSVADYTLMMVLMATRKMKAIMEYSSVQDYSLKGIQGKELHNLTVGVIGTGRIGQTVIKRLSGFDCKIIAYDLYENEKIKQYAEYVALDELFKDSDIITMHVPATEDNYHLINKNSIGNMKKGVFIINTARGSLINTEDLIDGIEQKKIGGASLDVIEHETNLYYNDLKCEILDNRQLAILKSYPNVIVTPHTAFYTDQAVSDMVENSILSCILFMEGKKNPWEVI